One region of Alosa sapidissima isolate fAloSap1 chromosome 1, fAloSap1.pri, whole genome shotgun sequence genomic DNA includes:
- the ss18 gene encoding protein SSXT isoform X3, with amino-acid sequence MSVAFAPHRPRGKGDITPAGIQKLLDENNQLIQCIMDFQSKGKTAECSQYQQMLHRNLVYLATIADSNQNMQSLLPAPPTQNMPMPGGMNQSGPPSQAPHGHNMPSEGPPAAHMQSQMNGQMPGPNHMPMQGPGPNQPPNMPSGAMNMPPSSHGSMGGYNHAVPSSQGMPTQGQMNMSQGQPMGSYGPRPSMNMQPSQGPMMHQQPPSQQYNMPPGGGGQHYQGQQNPMGMMGQVNQGNHVMSQRPMPPYRPPQQGPPQQYPGQEEYYGEQYSHGGQGAPEGSAQYAQQQEAYQQGPPQQQGYPPQQQYPGQQGYPGQQQGYGPSQGGPGQYPNYPQGQGQQYAAYRAPQPGPPQAQQQRPYGYEQGQYGNYQQ; translated from the exons ATGTCGGTGGCGTTTGCACCTCACAGACCGCGCGGAAAGGGTGATATAACTCCCGCAGGCATTCAAAAG TTACTGGATGAAAATAACCAACTGATACAGTGCATAATGGATTTTCAGAGCAAAGGAAAGACGGCTGAATGTTCACA GTACCAACAGATGCTTCACAGAAACCTTGTATACCTGGCTACGATAGCAGACTCTAATCAGAACATGCAGTCTCTCCTTCCTGCT CCCCCAACCCAGAATATGCCTATGCCGGGTGGCATGAACCAGAGCGGCCCTCCTTCCCAGGCCCCCCACGGACACAACATGCCCTCTGAGGGCCCACCTGCCGCACACATGCAGAGCCAGATGAATGGACAGATGCCTG gCCCTAACCACATGCCCATGCAGGGCCCTGGCCCCAACCAGCCCCCCAACATGCCTAGTGGTGCCATGAACATGCCCCCCAGCAGCCACGGCTCCATGGGCGGTTACAACCATGCCGTGCCCTCCTCACAGGGCATGCCCACTCAAGGCCAGATGAACATGAGCCAAGGCCAGCCAATGGGAAGCTACGGCCCACGACCTAGCATGAACATGCAGCCCAGTCAAG GTCCTATGATGCACCAGCAGCCACCCTCCCAGCAGTACAACATGCCCCCTGGTGGCGGCGGGCAGCACTACCAGGGCCAGCAGAATCCCATGGGCATGATGGGCCAAGTGAACCAGGGCAACCACGTCATGAGCCAGAGACCCATGCCCCCCTACAGGCCACCACAGCAAG GTCCTCCTCAGCAGTACCCAGGCCAGGAGGAGTACTATGGAGAACAGTACAGTCACGGTGGGCAGGGAGCTCCTGAAG GAAGTGCTCAGTATGCCCAGCAGCAGGAGGCCTACCAGCAGGGCCCCCCTCAACAGCAGGGCTACCCACCCCAGCAGCAGTATCCTGGACAGCAGGGCTACCCTGGTCAGCAGCAAGGCTACG GTCCATCTCAAGGAGGCCCTGGGCAGTATCCCAACTACCCTCAGGGTCAAGGCCAGCAGTACGCGGCCTACAGGGCCCCACAACCAGGACCTCCACAAGCTCAGCAGCAGCGTCCCTATGGCTATGAACAG GGGCAGTATGGAAACTACCAGCAGTGA
- the ss18 gene encoding protein SSXT isoform X1 has protein sequence MSVAFAPHRPRGKGDITPAGIQKLLDENNQLIQCIMDFQSKGKTAECSQYQQMLHRNLVYLATIADSNQNMQSLLPAPPTQNMPMPGGMNQSGPPSQAPHGHNMPSEGPPAAHMQSQMNGQMPGPNHMPMQGPGPNQPPNMPSGAMNMPPSSHGSMGGYNHAVPSSQGMPTQGQMNMSQGQPMGSYGPRPSMNMQPSQGPMMHQQPPSQQYNMPPGGGGQHYQGQQNPMGMMGQVNQGNHVMSQRPMPPYRPPQQGPPQQYPGQEEYYGEQYSHGGQGAPEGGAKNLQKLVTNSGSAQYAQQQEAYQQGPPQQQGYPPQQQYPGQQGYPGQQQGYGPSQGGPGQYPNYPQGQGQQYAAYRAPQPGPPQAQQQRPYGYEQGQYGNYQQ, from the exons ATGTCGGTGGCGTTTGCACCTCACAGACCGCGCGGAAAGGGTGATATAACTCCCGCAGGCATTCAAAAG TTACTGGATGAAAATAACCAACTGATACAGTGCATAATGGATTTTCAGAGCAAAGGAAAGACGGCTGAATGTTCACA GTACCAACAGATGCTTCACAGAAACCTTGTATACCTGGCTACGATAGCAGACTCTAATCAGAACATGCAGTCTCTCCTTCCTGCT CCCCCAACCCAGAATATGCCTATGCCGGGTGGCATGAACCAGAGCGGCCCTCCTTCCCAGGCCCCCCACGGACACAACATGCCCTCTGAGGGCCCACCTGCCGCACACATGCAGAGCCAGATGAATGGACAGATGCCTG gCCCTAACCACATGCCCATGCAGGGCCCTGGCCCCAACCAGCCCCCCAACATGCCTAGTGGTGCCATGAACATGCCCCCCAGCAGCCACGGCTCCATGGGCGGTTACAACCATGCCGTGCCCTCCTCACAGGGCATGCCCACTCAAGGCCAGATGAACATGAGCCAAGGCCAGCCAATGGGAAGCTACGGCCCACGACCTAGCATGAACATGCAGCCCAGTCAAG GTCCTATGATGCACCAGCAGCCACCCTCCCAGCAGTACAACATGCCCCCTGGTGGCGGCGGGCAGCACTACCAGGGCCAGCAGAATCCCATGGGCATGATGGGCCAAGTGAACCAGGGCAACCACGTCATGAGCCAGAGACCCATGCCCCCCTACAGGCCACCACAGCAAG GTCCTCCTCAGCAGTACCCAGGCCAGGAGGAGTACTATGGAGAACAGTACAGTCACGGTGGGCAGGGAGCTCCTGAAG GTGGAGCAAAGAACTTACAGAAGCTTGTTACAAACTCTG GAAGTGCTCAGTATGCCCAGCAGCAGGAGGCCTACCAGCAGGGCCCCCCTCAACAGCAGGGCTACCCACCCCAGCAGCAGTATCCTGGACAGCAGGGCTACCCTGGTCAGCAGCAAGGCTACG GTCCATCTCAAGGAGGCCCTGGGCAGTATCCCAACTACCCTCAGGGTCAAGGCCAGCAGTACGCGGCCTACAGGGCCCCACAACCAGGACCTCCACAAGCTCAGCAGCAGCGTCCCTATGGCTATGAACAG GGGCAGTATGGAAACTACCAGCAGTGA
- the LOC121709626 gene encoding proteasome subunit alpha type-7-like: MAARYDRAITVFSPDGHLFQVEYAQEAVKKGSTAVGIRGKDIVVLGVEKKSVAKLQEERTVRKICVLDEHVCMAFAGLTADARIVINRARVECQSHRLTVEDPVTVEYITRYIATLKQRYTQSNGRRPFGISALIVGFDCDGTPRLYQTDPSGTYHAWKANAIGRSAKTVREFLEKNYTEEAITGDNEAIKLAIKALLEVVQSGGKNIELAVIRRNQPLKILESKEIETLVAEIEKEKEEEAEKKKQKKSS; encoded by the exons ATGGCAGCGAGATATGATAGAGCTATTACTGTATTTTCTCCCGATGGTCATCTCTTTCAAGTGGAGTACGCCCAAGAGGCTGTCAAGAAAGGATCCACGGCT GTCGGCATAAGGGGTAAAGATATTGTTGTTCTGGGTgttgaaaaaaaatctgtggcAAAATTGCAAGAGGAGAGGACAGTCCGCAAGATCTGCGTGCTGGACGAACATGTCTGCATGGCCTTTGCAG GTCTGACTGCAGACGCACGCATTGTCATAAACAGGGCTCGAGTGGAGTGTCAGAGTCACAGACTGACTGTGGAAGACCCCGTCACAGTGGAATACATCACAAGATATATTGCCACCCTTAAGCAG CGTTACACCCAGAGCAACGGGCGCAGACCGTTTGGAATCTCTGCGTTGATTGTGGGCTTTGATTGTGATGGGACTCCCAGACTCTACCAGACTGATCCGTCAGGCACCTACCACGCGTGGAAG GCCAATGCCATTGGTCGTAGTGCGAAAACTGTGAGGGAATTCCTAGAGAAGAATTACACGGAGGAGGCCATTACGGGTGACAACGAGGCCATCAAACTGGCTATTAAAGCTTTACTGGAG GTGGTGCAGTCAGGTGGAAAGAACATTGAGCTGGCTGTCATTAGGAGAAATCAACCACTGAAG ATTTTGGAGTCAAAAGAGATTGAAACGTTGGTGGCAGagattgagaaagagaaagaagaggaggcgGAGAAGAAAAAACAGAAGAAGTCCTCTTGA
- the ss18 gene encoding protein SSXT isoform X2, with the protein MSVAFAPHRPRGKGDITPAGIQKLLDENNQLIQCIMDFQSKGKTAECSQYQQMLHRNLVYLATIADSNQNMQSLLPAPPTQNMPMPGGMNQSGPPSQAPHGHNMPSEGPPAAHMQSQMNGQMPGPNHMPMQGPGPNQPPNMPSGAMNMPPSSHGSMGGYNHAVPSSQGMPTQGQMNMSQGQPMGSYGPRPSMNMQPSQGPMMHQQPPSQQYNMPPGGGGQHYQGQQNPMGMMGQVNQGNHVMSQRPMPPYRPPQQGPPQQYPGQEEYYGEQYSHGGQGAPEGGAKNLQKLVTNSGSAQYAQQQEAYQQGPPQQQGYPPQQQYPGQQGYPGQQQGYGPSQGGPGQYPNYPQGQGQQYAAYRAPQPGPPQAQQQRPYGYEQGHMRK; encoded by the exons ATGTCGGTGGCGTTTGCACCTCACAGACCGCGCGGAAAGGGTGATATAACTCCCGCAGGCATTCAAAAG TTACTGGATGAAAATAACCAACTGATACAGTGCATAATGGATTTTCAGAGCAAAGGAAAGACGGCTGAATGTTCACA GTACCAACAGATGCTTCACAGAAACCTTGTATACCTGGCTACGATAGCAGACTCTAATCAGAACATGCAGTCTCTCCTTCCTGCT CCCCCAACCCAGAATATGCCTATGCCGGGTGGCATGAACCAGAGCGGCCCTCCTTCCCAGGCCCCCCACGGACACAACATGCCCTCTGAGGGCCCACCTGCCGCACACATGCAGAGCCAGATGAATGGACAGATGCCTG gCCCTAACCACATGCCCATGCAGGGCCCTGGCCCCAACCAGCCCCCCAACATGCCTAGTGGTGCCATGAACATGCCCCCCAGCAGCCACGGCTCCATGGGCGGTTACAACCATGCCGTGCCCTCCTCACAGGGCATGCCCACTCAAGGCCAGATGAACATGAGCCAAGGCCAGCCAATGGGAAGCTACGGCCCACGACCTAGCATGAACATGCAGCCCAGTCAAG GTCCTATGATGCACCAGCAGCCACCCTCCCAGCAGTACAACATGCCCCCTGGTGGCGGCGGGCAGCACTACCAGGGCCAGCAGAATCCCATGGGCATGATGGGCCAAGTGAACCAGGGCAACCACGTCATGAGCCAGAGACCCATGCCCCCCTACAGGCCACCACAGCAAG GTCCTCCTCAGCAGTACCCAGGCCAGGAGGAGTACTATGGAGAACAGTACAGTCACGGTGGGCAGGGAGCTCCTGAAG GTGGAGCAAAGAACTTACAGAAGCTTGTTACAAACTCTG GAAGTGCTCAGTATGCCCAGCAGCAGGAGGCCTACCAGCAGGGCCCCCCTCAACAGCAGGGCTACCCACCCCAGCAGCAGTATCCTGGACAGCAGGGCTACCCTGGTCAGCAGCAAGGCTACG GTCCATCTCAAGGAGGCCCTGGGCAGTATCCCAACTACCCTCAGGGTCAAGGCCAGCAGTACGCGGCCTACAGGGCCCCACAACCAGGACCTCCACAAGCTCAGCAGCAGCGTCCCTATGGCTATGAACAG GGACACATGAGGAAATAA